In Aggregicoccus sp. 17bor-14, the following are encoded in one genomic region:
- a CDS encoding DUF2378 family protein has translation MAPPARIIFGNTFAGLYRHVAPQVPGATLDRLRERGVDFRRPVLPAYPAELFVVTVQELAAALHPQLPQAEALRLLGRAVLDGYLATPIGRAVRGVARLIGTRRTLLQMSKNFRSSDTFTQTRLTARGERDVSLWLNDALGMPSYYRGFFEGVVEGSGGTRAQVEVESYAPPEATLRIRWEER, from the coding sequence ATGGCTCCCCCCGCACGCATCATCTTCGGCAACACCTTCGCGGGGCTCTACCGCCACGTCGCGCCGCAGGTGCCCGGCGCGACGCTGGACCGGCTGCGCGAGCGCGGCGTGGACTTCCGCCGCCCGGTGCTCCCCGCCTACCCCGCCGAGCTCTTCGTGGTGACGGTGCAGGAGCTCGCCGCGGCGCTGCACCCGCAGCTGCCGCAGGCCGAGGCCCTGAGGCTGCTCGGGCGCGCGGTGCTGGACGGCTACCTCGCCACCCCCATCGGGCGGGCGGTGCGCGGGGTGGCGCGGCTGATCGGCACGCGGCGCACGCTCCTGCAGATGAGCAAGAACTTCCGCAGCTCGGACACCTTCACCCAGACGCGGCTCACCGCGCGCGGCGAGCGGGACGTGAGCCTGTGGCTCAACGACGCGCTGGGGATGCCCAGCTACTACCGCGGCTTCTTCGAGGGCGTGGTGGAAGGCTCGGGCGGCACGCGCGCGCAGGTGGAGGTGGAGAGCTACGCGCCGCCGGAGGCGACCCTGCGCATCCGCTGGGAGGAGCGCTAG
- a CDS encoding sialidase family protein, which produces MPLLALALAGVLAASPSTLARISDGNALTLPAQRHVVRVDPGDGAAIWLLALQQGGVDGHGLVFYRSDDEGQTWSLADPIQNDATHTDRADLLVVGRDVALVYSYEGPDFTGSTRHDVFFQWWRYVPETRGFQPEPAVRVFDSTSSSTGYARGQLARDSLGRLWVMAFSLESGGGSRVVLSVSTDGGHTFAAQPDLASLPRRGGGRLLHLGQRLIALWGMHDSGGTASRFRLHEDAAAPGSWGPSTQAFPEAIYHGAALSAVATPEGGMHLVYKDESEVLLHRYFDGTSFGPRTVLFAGEWAAQPAITRVGSRLVICTNRALTDTSFRLEERVLESGVLSAPVLLDGSATWKGYPAAVEVLPAGVAVPCVYSNTANAGVGGNELYAFSDALAPEVDGGTPDAGSPDAGSPDAGMPDAGAGDAGAPPPPPAGTLLLSDDFGRNAASLGSAWTQVSGVYFTDGRAASDRDSGNQAYANGATCRDCRVEATVLGFGVPETGLFLRAPALRPDDRYDAVLLGDGRVQVHRHRAGLVTVLGSAASGLAALDTPAKLSLSAVGSAPVSLVLAVNGVPRVSTEDTGPSALVEAGYGGLWTNRAGVVFDAFRLWIEGTSGTPDAGVPDAGVPDAGVPDAGASDAGVPDAGLPDAGVPDAGTPDAGLPDAGAPDAGPPDAGVPDAGAPDAGAPDAGSSDAGVPDAGLPDAGAPDAGLPDAGAPDAGTPDAGAPGPGGVLFSDDFTRTSLGTSWQAVRGLWFLYRNNVASDLDGADQLAALGASCRDCEVQALVTSFGVSEAGVYLRSPTAGATGDRYDLVLRSDNSVQIRRFRGGTSTVLGTASSGLASASTGGTLKLSASGSGPVQLTASVNGSVRLQVTDSSSSALGTAGYAGLWTLRAGVVFDDFVLTSLGGAPPPTDGGVPDAGTPDAGVPDAGSPDAGTSPDAGVPDAGTGTRLTLSVTLTETRFNFLGVDGSGTAYATRFGESESRLYASTDNARTWTLRGTHPNGSSFKELAVLSNGTLIADTQRSSSHWLSRSTDGGRTWSEVLSAGVYRMLTPHSIAELDGTVYWAEYQTFTGEATPIRVWASTDNGATWSVRATLNGHRHAHGLRADPARSALWIYFGDTTPQGATLRSTDAGRTWTTLLTGQEGIIVDAEVLPNGDLIFGQDISFLPERPAIGRLSPTGVYTVLAQLPGPSYSGHTVRSGGFVIGATREPGGDIYPPGAENAYLYGSLDGVTWEPLLSYRRLNTVDNARMDVYWELPTGELVLELENVQPANGYQLLRPGRR; this is translated from the coding sequence ATGCCCCTCTTGGCCCTCGCGCTCGCCGGCGTCCTGGCTGCGTCACCCTCCACGCTCGCCCGCATCTCGGACGGCAACGCCCTCACGCTGCCTGCGCAGCGCCACGTGGTGCGGGTGGACCCCGGAGACGGCGCGGCCATCTGGCTGCTCGCGCTGCAGCAGGGTGGGGTGGACGGCCACGGGCTCGTCTTCTACCGCAGCGACGACGAGGGGCAGACCTGGTCGCTCGCGGACCCCATCCAGAACGACGCGACCCACACGGACCGCGCGGACCTGCTCGTGGTGGGCCGCGACGTGGCACTCGTCTACTCCTACGAGGGCCCGGACTTCACCGGCTCCACGCGCCACGACGTCTTCTTCCAGTGGTGGCGCTACGTGCCGGAGACGCGCGGCTTCCAGCCCGAGCCCGCCGTGCGCGTCTTCGACTCCACCTCCAGCAGCACCGGCTACGCGCGCGGCCAGCTCGCGCGCGACTCGCTCGGGCGGCTGTGGGTGATGGCCTTCAGCCTGGAGTCGGGAGGCGGCAGCCGCGTGGTGCTCTCGGTGAGCACGGACGGCGGGCACACCTTCGCCGCGCAGCCAGACCTCGCGAGCCTTCCGCGGCGCGGCGGCGGGCGCCTGCTGCACCTGGGCCAGCGCCTCATCGCCCTGTGGGGGATGCACGACAGCGGAGGCACGGCCTCGCGCTTCCGCCTGCACGAGGACGCCGCCGCGCCCGGCAGCTGGGGCCCGAGCACGCAGGCCTTCCCCGAGGCCATCTACCACGGCGCCGCGCTCTCGGCGGTTGCCACGCCCGAGGGCGGGATGCACCTCGTCTACAAGGACGAGAGCGAGGTGCTGCTGCACCGCTACTTCGACGGCACCTCCTTCGGCCCGCGCACGGTGCTGTTCGCAGGCGAGTGGGCCGCCCAGCCGGCGATCACCCGCGTGGGCTCGCGGCTCGTCATCTGCACCAACCGCGCCCTCACCGACACCAGCTTCCGCCTGGAGGAGCGCGTGCTCGAGAGCGGAGTGCTCTCCGCCCCCGTGCTGCTGGACGGCAGCGCCACGTGGAAGGGCTACCCGGCCGCGGTGGAAGTGCTGCCCGCGGGCGTGGCCGTGCCCTGCGTCTACTCGAACACCGCGAACGCCGGGGTGGGCGGCAACGAGCTCTATGCCTTCAGCGACGCGCTCGCCCCCGAGGTGGACGGCGGCACGCCGGATGCGGGCTCGCCCGATGCGGGCAGCCCGGATGCGGGCATGCCGGACGCGGGCGCCGGGGACGCGGGTGCGCCCCCGCCTCCGCCTGCCGGAACGTTACTGCTCTCGGATGACTTCGGCCGCAACGCGGCGAGCCTGGGGTCTGCGTGGACGCAGGTGAGCGGGGTGTACTTCACGGACGGCCGGGCGGCCTCGGACCGGGACTCCGGGAACCAAGCCTACGCCAACGGCGCCACTTGCCGCGACTGCCGCGTGGAGGCCACCGTGCTCGGCTTCGGAGTGCCCGAGACGGGGCTGTTCCTGCGCGCGCCGGCGCTGCGCCCCGATGACCGCTACGACGCGGTGCTGCTGGGAGATGGGCGCGTGCAGGTCCATCGGCACCGCGCGGGCCTGGTCACCGTGCTCGGCTCGGCGGCGAGTGGCCTCGCCGCGTTGGACACGCCCGCGAAGCTCTCGCTGAGCGCCGTGGGCAGCGCGCCCGTGTCGCTCGTGCTCGCGGTGAACGGCGTGCCCCGGGTGAGCACCGAGGACACCGGACCGAGCGCCCTCGTCGAGGCGGGCTACGGCGGCCTGTGGACGAACCGCGCGGGCGTGGTCTTCGATGCCTTCCGGCTCTGGATAGAGGGCACGAGCGGTACGCCGGATGCGGGCGTTCCGGATGCGGGCGTTCCGGATGCGGGCGTTCCGGATGCAGGAGCGTCCGATGCTGGAGTGCCGGACGCAGGTCTTCCCGATGCCGGAGTTCCCGATGCCGGTACTCCTGATGCGGGCCTGCCGGACGCGGGTGCCCCGGACGCAGGGCCGCCGGACGCCGGCGTGCCGGATGCGGGAGCGCCTGATGCGGGCGCCCCGGACGCAGGGTCGTCAGACGCAGGCGTGCCCGATGCGGGGCTGCCGGATGCAGGCGCACCCGACGCGGGCCTCCCCGATGCCGGAGCGCCGGATGCAGGGACACCCGACGCGGGCGCTCCAGGCCCTGGCGGCGTGCTGTTCTCCGACGACTTCACGCGCACCAGCCTGGGCACCTCTTGGCAGGCAGTGCGCGGGCTGTGGTTCCTCTATCGCAACAACGTTGCATCTGACCTCGACGGCGCGGACCAGCTCGCCGCGCTCGGGGCGAGCTGCCGCGACTGCGAGGTGCAGGCACTGGTGACGAGCTTCGGCGTGTCCGAGGCTGGCGTGTACCTGCGCTCGCCCACGGCCGGTGCGACCGGCGACCGGTACGATCTCGTCCTGCGCTCGGACAACAGCGTGCAGATTCGCCGCTTCCGTGGGGGCACGAGCACCGTGCTCGGCACGGCCTCGAGCGGCCTCGCCTCCGCGAGCACGGGCGGTACCCTCAAGCTCAGCGCCTCGGGCAGTGGGCCCGTGCAGCTCACCGCCTCGGTGAACGGCAGCGTGCGGCTGCAGGTGACGGACAGCTCCAGCAGTGCGCTGGGCACGGCGGGCTACGCGGGCCTGTGGACGTTGCGCGCGGGCGTGGTCTTCGACGACTTCGTCCTCACCTCGCTCGGCGGCGCACCGCCCCCGACGGACGGAGGCGTCCCGGACGCGGGGACTCCGGATGCGGGTGTGCCAGATGCCGGCTCGCCCGACGCCGGGACGTCGCCGGATGCAGGCGTTCCGGACGCAGGCACGGGCACCCGCCTCACGCTGTCGGTGACGCTCACCGAGACGCGCTTCAACTTCCTCGGCGTGGACGGCAGCGGCACGGCCTACGCCACGCGCTTCGGCGAGTCGGAGTCGCGGCTCTACGCGAGCACGGACAACGCGCGCACCTGGACCCTGCGCGGGACGCACCCGAACGGCAGCAGCTTCAAGGAGCTGGCGGTGCTCTCCAACGGCACGCTGATCGCGGACACGCAGCGCAGCAGCTCGCACTGGCTCTCGCGCTCGACGGACGGCGGGCGCACCTGGAGCGAGGTGCTGAGCGCGGGGGTGTACCGGATGCTCACGCCGCACAGCATCGCCGAGCTCGACGGGACCGTGTACTGGGCGGAGTACCAGACCTTCACCGGTGAGGCGACGCCCATCCGGGTCTGGGCGAGCACCGACAACGGCGCCACCTGGAGCGTGCGCGCCACGCTCAACGGGCACCGCCACGCACACGGCCTGCGGGCGGACCCTGCGCGCAGCGCGCTGTGGATCTACTTCGGGGACACGACGCCGCAGGGCGCCACGCTGCGCTCCACGGACGCGGGGCGCACCTGGACCACGCTGCTTACCGGGCAGGAGGGCATCATCGTGGACGCGGAGGTGCTGCCCAACGGGGATCTGATCTTCGGGCAGGACATCTCCTTCCTGCCCGAGCGCCCGGCCATCGGGCGGCTCTCACCCACCGGCGTGTACACGGTGCTCGCGCAGCTCCCCGGCCCCAGCTACTCGGGCCATACGGTGCGCAGCGGCGGCTTCGTCATCGGGGCCACGCGCGAGCCGGGCGGAGACATCTACCCGCCGGGCGCGGAGAACGCCTACCTCTACGGCAGCCTGGACGGCGTGACGTGGGAGCCGCTGCTCTCGTACCGGCGGCTCAACACCGTCGACAACGCGCGCATGGACGTCTACTGGGAGCTGCCCACGGGCGAGCTGGTGCTCGAGCT